The Vicia villosa cultivar HV-30 ecotype Madison, WI linkage group LG1, Vvil1.0, whole genome shotgun sequence genome includes a region encoding these proteins:
- the LOC131643947 gene encoding uncharacterized protein LOC131643947 isoform X1 — protein MASKKKQSEGIALLSMYNDDGDDEMEDAEEEDAIREEQQDDAAEQAAEEDLAADTDKMTVADSGNEVSGNGFTPTEKNRTPQVNRLFSPPQEQQRVELRVSKSATLTIVDYGHDEVAMSPEPEEGEIDGSGRVVFGDQLHITNGDLLDRIPSGTVQVLSPDNQANTPQLSETFKSDTLNNDDVIRPDDAEIGEADQDEHKSVDPLDKFLPPPPKVKCSEELQRKINKFLEYKKAGKSFNAEVRNRKDYRNPDFLLHAVRYQDIDQIGSCFSKDVFDPHGYDSSDFYDQIEADMRRESDRKEQEKKKPQNQKVDFTSGGTQPGIVLGAPRISMPVTGGSATTTGGLPLVPPPADSINRDGRQNKKSKWDKVDGDRKIPLPSVGQDSVSTAGAHAAVLSAANAGSGYMLFAQQKRREAEERRSSERRLERRS, from the exons ATGGCATCAAAGAAGAAGCAATCGGAAGGCATCGCTTTGTTGTCCATGTACAACGATGACGGTGACGACGAAATGGAGGACGCCGAAGAAGAAGACGCGATTCGCGAGGAACAACAAGATGACGCCGCTGAACAAGCGGCGGAGGAAGATTTGGCAGCCGACACGGATAAAATGACGGTTGCTGATTCCGGCAACGAAGTTTCCGGTAATGGTTTTACTCCGACGGAGAAGAATAGGACGCCGCAGGTGAACAGGTTGTTTTCCCCGCCGCAGGAACAACAACGAGTGGAATTGAGGGTTAGTAAGAGTGCAACTCTTACGATAGTTGATTATGGCCATGATGAAGTAGCAATGTCACCTGAGCCTGAG GAGGGAGAGATAGATGGTAGTGGTCGAGTCGTGTTTGGGGACCAGCTTCATATAACTAATG GTGATTTGCTAGATAGAATACCATCAGGAACAGTCCAGGTTTTGTCACCTGACAATCAAGCTAACACTCCCCAATTGTCGGAGACATTTAAATCTGATACCTTGAATAATGACGATGTGATTAGACCTGATGATGCAGAGATTGGAGAAGCAGATCAGGATGAGCATAAATCTGTAGATCCATTGGATAAATTTCTTCCTCCTCCACCCAAAGTTAAATGCTCAGAGGAATTACAA agaaaaataaataaatttctggAGTATAAGAAGGCTGGAAAAAGTTTTAATGCAGAAGTTCGCAACAGGAAGGACTATCGAAACCCTGACTTCTTACTGCATGCTGTGAGGTACCAGGATATTGATCAAATAGGATCTTGCTTTAGCAAAGATGTGTTTGACCCTCATGGATATGATTCAAGTGATTTCTATGATCAAATAG AAGCTGATATGAGGCGGGAAAGTGATaggaaagagcaagagaagaagaAACCACAAAACCAGAAGGTTGACTTTACTTCTGGTGGTACACAGCCAGGAATTGTGCTTGGTGCTCCCAGGATCAGCATGCCTGTTACAG GCGGCTCTGCTACAACTACAGGTGGTTTGCCTTTGGTGCCTCCTCCAGCTGATTCTATTAATCGGGATGGTAGACAGAACAAAAAATCAAAATGGGATAAG GTGGATGGGGATCGAAAAATTCCTCTGCCCTCTGTGGGGCAAGATTCTGTATCTACAGCAGGGGCTCATGCAGCAGTTTTATCTGCTGCTAATGCTGGCAGTGGATACATGCTATTTGC GCAGCAAAAACGACGAGAGGCAGAGGAGAGAAGATCTAGTGAAAGGAGGTTGGAAAGAAGATCGTGA
- the LOC131643947 gene encoding uncharacterized protein LOC131643947 isoform X2 — translation MASKKKQSEGIALLSMYNDDGDDEMEDAEEEDAIREEQQDDAAEQAAEEDLAADTDKMTVADSGNEVSGNGFTPTEKNRTPQVNRLFSPPQEQQRVELRVSKSATLTIVDYGHDEVAMSPEPEEGEIDGSGRVVFGDQLHITNGDLLDRIPSGTVQVLSPDNQANTPQLSETFKSDTLNNDDVIRPDDAEIGEADQDEHKSVDPLDKFLPPPPKVKCSEELQRKINKFLEYKKAGKSFNAEVRNRKDYRNPDFLLHAVRYQDIDQIGSCFSKDVFDPHGYDSSDFYDQIEADMRRESDRKEQEKKKPQNQKVDFTSGGTQPGIVLGAPRISMPVTGGSATTTGGLPLVPPPADSINRDGRQNKKSKWDK, via the exons ATGGCATCAAAGAAGAAGCAATCGGAAGGCATCGCTTTGTTGTCCATGTACAACGATGACGGTGACGACGAAATGGAGGACGCCGAAGAAGAAGACGCGATTCGCGAGGAACAACAAGATGACGCCGCTGAACAAGCGGCGGAGGAAGATTTGGCAGCCGACACGGATAAAATGACGGTTGCTGATTCCGGCAACGAAGTTTCCGGTAATGGTTTTACTCCGACGGAGAAGAATAGGACGCCGCAGGTGAACAGGTTGTTTTCCCCGCCGCAGGAACAACAACGAGTGGAATTGAGGGTTAGTAAGAGTGCAACTCTTACGATAGTTGATTATGGCCATGATGAAGTAGCAATGTCACCTGAGCCTGAG GAGGGAGAGATAGATGGTAGTGGTCGAGTCGTGTTTGGGGACCAGCTTCATATAACTAATG GTGATTTGCTAGATAGAATACCATCAGGAACAGTCCAGGTTTTGTCACCTGACAATCAAGCTAACACTCCCCAATTGTCGGAGACATTTAAATCTGATACCTTGAATAATGACGATGTGATTAGACCTGATGATGCAGAGATTGGAGAAGCAGATCAGGATGAGCATAAATCTGTAGATCCATTGGATAAATTTCTTCCTCCTCCACCCAAAGTTAAATGCTCAGAGGAATTACAA agaaaaataaataaatttctggAGTATAAGAAGGCTGGAAAAAGTTTTAATGCAGAAGTTCGCAACAGGAAGGACTATCGAAACCCTGACTTCTTACTGCATGCTGTGAGGTACCAGGATATTGATCAAATAGGATCTTGCTTTAGCAAAGATGTGTTTGACCCTCATGGATATGATTCAAGTGATTTCTATGATCAAATAG AAGCTGATATGAGGCGGGAAAGTGATaggaaagagcaagagaagaagaAACCACAAAACCAGAAGGTTGACTTTACTTCTGGTGGTACACAGCCAGGAATTGTGCTTGGTGCTCCCAGGATCAGCATGCCTGTTACAG GCGGCTCTGCTACAACTACAGGTGGTTTGCCTTTGGTGCCTCCTCCAGCTGATTCTATTAATCGGGATGGTAGACAGAACAAAAAATCAAAATGGGATAAG TGA